A part of Myxococcales bacterium genomic DNA contains:
- a CDS encoding acyl-CoA dehydrogenase family protein, whose protein sequence is MVSFDLTSEQQQLKALAHDFSLKEIRPIASHHDETGEWPEKLLKKAFEIGLINCHIPEKFGGQGLSTFDACLIDEELGYGCTGITTALTANSLAQMPVIIAGTDEQKKEWLAPFAKEHAICSYAVTEPAAGSDVANIATTAVKKGDSYILNGQKVWITGAGHAKWFFVLATTDKEKRHKGKTAFIVPADASGVVVGKKENNMGQRASDTRSVTFEEVEVSAKNRLGNEGDGFLIAMGAFDYTRPLVSAGAVGLARAAMEHSISYAKERRAFGIPIWQHEGVGFMLADMATEIEAAKYLVWRSACEIDKGQRNTIFAAHAKRFAADTAMKTCINAVQVYGGNGFNKEYPVEKLMRDAKIFQIYEGTSEIQRVIITREIMSK, encoded by the coding sequence ATGGTTAGTTTTGATCTCACAAGTGAACAACAGCAACTTAAAGCCCTCGCTCATGATTTTTCCCTAAAAGAAATTAGGCCTATTGCATCTCATCACGATGAAACGGGTGAATGGCCAGAAAAACTCCTTAAAAAAGCTTTTGAAATAGGCCTGATCAATTGTCATATTCCAGAAAAATTTGGAGGCCAAGGCCTTTCCACCTTTGATGCATGTTTGATTGATGAAGAGCTTGGCTACGGTTGTACCGGTATTACAACTGCGTTGACGGCAAACTCTCTGGCGCAGATGCCTGTTATTATTGCAGGAACTGATGAGCAAAAAAAGGAGTGGCTTGCGCCCTTTGCCAAGGAACATGCCATTTGCTCTTATGCAGTTACCGAGCCTGCTGCAGGCTCAGATGTTGCTAATATTGCAACGACTGCGGTCAAAAAAGGTGACAGCTATATTTTGAATGGCCAAAAAGTATGGATTACCGGAGCCGGTCATGCAAAATGGTTTTTTGTTCTTGCAACTACCGATAAAGAAAAACGCCACAAGGGTAAAACCGCTTTTATTGTGCCAGCCGATGCGTCAGGTGTTGTTGTTGGCAAAAAAGAAAACAATATGGGGCAGCGTGCTTCTGATACACGAAGTGTGACATTTGAAGAAGTAGAAGTTTCGGCAAAAAATAGGCTTGGTAATGAGGGCGATGGTTTTTTAATAGCTATGGGAGCTTTTGACTACACAAGGCCTTTAGTGTCTGCTGGAGCAGTAGGCCTTGCTCGGGCAGCAATGGAGCATTCTATCTCTTACGCTAAAGAACGGCGCGCATTTGGTATACCCATTTGGCAGCACGAAGGCGTTGGTTTTATGCTAGCTGACATGGCAACAGAAATTGAGGCTGCAAAGTATTTGGTGTGGCGAAGTGCCTGTGAGATCGATAAGGGGCAGCGCAATACAATTTTTGCAGCACACGCAAAGCGTTTTGCGGCTGATACAGCAATGAAAACGTGTATCAATGCAGTACAAGTGTACGGTGGTAATGGTTTTAATAAAGAATATCCTGTGGAAAAACTTATGCGCGATGCTAAGATATTTCAAATTTACGAAGGAACAAGCGAAATACAAAGAGTAATTATTACTCGAGAAATAATGAGTAAATAA
- a CDS encoding ABC transporter permease subunit, giving the protein MGITCSIARRDFQAYFNSPAAYVVLGVFLLVLGYLFFSTLFLGGYASMRGFFGVAPVLFVVFGPAITMRLISEERKSGTIEQLLTLPVSNFQVVFGKFFAALGIVMVGLIFTLPFAFSVSLLTPADAHFDYGPVVGGYLGLILLASVFLSLGLFASSLTKNQIVAFIIGLALCFFFYFVDKFAVLMPASVGAVFEYISVDYHFNNIARGVVDSRDLVFYLSVVLIFLVLTERSLRRDKR; this is encoded by the coding sequence ATGGGTATTACATGCAGTATTGCTCGAAGAGATTTTCAAGCATACTTTAATTCGCCAGCTGCTTATGTGGTTTTAGGCGTATTCTTGTTGGTATTAGGTTATTTGTTTTTTAGTACGCTCTTTTTAGGTGGCTATGCTTCTATGCGAGGCTTCTTCGGTGTAGCTCCGGTGCTTTTTGTCGTGTTTGGGCCTGCTATAACCATGCGTCTTATTTCAGAGGAACGTAAGAGTGGTACCATTGAGCAACTTTTGACCTTGCCGGTGAGTAATTTTCAAGTGGTTTTTGGAAAATTTTTTGCGGCCTTGGGCATTGTTATGGTGGGTCTTATTTTTACACTGCCTTTTGCTTTTAGTGTTTCCCTGCTCACTCCTGCTGATGCTCATTTTGATTATGGTCCCGTTGTTGGCGGATATCTGGGTTTAATTTTATTGGCGAGCGTATTTTTATCCTTGGGATTATTTGCAAGTTCGCTTACTAAAAATCAGATTGTTGCCTTTATTATTGGGCTGGCCTTGTGCTTCTTTTTTTACTTTGTTGATAAGTTTGCAGTTTTGATGCCAGCGTCGGTTGGAGCAGTATTTGAATATATTTCTGTGGACTATCACTTCAACAATATTGCTCGGGGTGTTGTGGATAGTCGAGACTTGGTTTTTTATTTGAGTGTGGTGTTAATCTTTTTAGTTCTTACTGAGCGTTCCCTCAGAAGAGATAAGCGATAG
- a CDS encoding GldG family protein yields MKTKKNNGSAVFVVGLVAVLILINLILLHSFFRIDLTRDHKFTLSRASVETVARLEDVLTVSAYFSKGLPPPYAQQARYVNDLLAEYAAASKNGKFAFEFSDPTASETLEDKAKKKEMKRDIFGRLVREPTSIESELADLGLQAVEIRVIEDDEQQTKRAYMGIVVRYQDKHEVIPVVQDLADLEKNLTGLMRKLVRERMPKVGLVRDPSGAGITKLSEALRQNVVLEEVSLSSQEEISDDIDALLVFGEKSQFGEQGANKIDSFLRKGKSAALLMDRVKIDPRTFQQQPSAHTLDNSMFDLLSDYGITVESSLVADASCASLNMQENRGGFSFSLPVKYPFVPELLNLSFESPITKGLTGVILPFVANIQITEKAGLNTEVIARSSKVSWLEKEPFDLNPRRDWGTANIVPDGPYSLIVQARGVMPTRASKDEKPLNDEKTLESRLIVAGTSSFLWDDFLTVPNQVLALNMVDWMLADSALLEMRSRTFNDAPLDADLSDGLRQGVKYGNILGVPFLLALYGLLRWRLRESRRQSLRKG; encoded by the coding sequence ATGAAAACAAAGAAAAATAATGGTTCAGCGGTTTTTGTGGTTGGTCTCGTTGCGGTGTTGATACTGATCAATCTTATTTTATTGCACAGCTTTTTCCGTATTGATCTAACACGTGATCACAAATTTACTCTTTCTCGCGCATCGGTTGAAACGGTCGCTCGTTTAGAAGATGTCCTAACTGTCAGTGCCTACTTTAGCAAAGGTTTGCCACCGCCATATGCTCAGCAAGCACGCTATGTAAATGACCTTTTAGCCGAATATGCTGCAGCATCAAAAAATGGCAAATTCGCTTTTGAGTTTAGCGACCCCACAGCTTCAGAAACTTTAGAAGATAAAGCTAAAAAGAAAGAAATGAAGCGGGACATCTTTGGCCGTCTTGTGAGAGAGCCCACAAGTATCGAAAGTGAATTGGCTGATTTAGGTCTGCAAGCCGTTGAAATTCGAGTGATTGAAGACGACGAACAGCAAACAAAACGTGCCTATATGGGTATTGTAGTTCGCTATCAGGATAAACATGAGGTTATTCCTGTTGTCCAAGATTTAGCTGACTTAGAAAAAAATCTTACAGGGCTTATGCGTAAGCTTGTGCGCGAACGCATGCCTAAAGTAGGTCTCGTAAGAGATCCATCTGGTGCTGGCATCACGAAGTTGAGTGAAGCACTGCGACAAAATGTCGTTTTGGAAGAAGTTTCTTTGAGCTCACAGGAAGAGATTTCCGATGATATTGATGCGCTCTTGGTGTTCGGTGAGAAGTCTCAATTTGGGGAGCAAGGAGCTAATAAGATAGATAGCTTTTTGAGAAAGGGCAAAAGCGCAGCGCTTTTGATGGACCGAGTAAAAATTGATCCGAGAACTTTCCAACAGCAGCCTAGTGCTCACACATTAGACAACTCCATGTTTGATCTCCTCAGTGATTATGGAATTACGGTTGAGTCTAGCTTAGTTGCAGATGCTTCGTGTGCATCGCTCAATATGCAAGAAAACCGTGGAGGGTTTTCTTTCTCGTTGCCCGTCAAATATCCTTTTGTTCCAGAGTTATTAAATCTCTCTTTTGAAAGCCCTATCACTAAAGGGCTTACTGGAGTGATTTTACCTTTTGTGGCCAATATTCAGATTACAGAGAAAGCAGGCTTGAACACCGAGGTTATCGCTCGCTCGAGCAAAGTCTCTTGGTTAGAAAAAGAGCCTTTTGATCTAAATCCTCGTCGTGATTGGGGGACAGCCAATATCGTTCCTGATGGCCCTTATTCTCTTATTGTTCAAGCGCGTGGTGTTATGCCCACAAGAGCCTCCAAAGATGAAAAGCCGTTAAATGATGAAAAAACACTCGAATCTCGTTTGATTGTCGCTGGTACTTCATCTTTTCTCTGGGATGATTTTTTAACTGTTCCTAATCAGGTGCTTGCTCTCAATATGGTTGATTGGATGCTTGCAGACAGTGCTTTATTGGAAATGCGTTCTCGTACTTTTAACGATGCTCCTTTGGATGCAGACTTGAGTGACGGTTTAAGACAAGGCGTAAAATATGGAAATATTCTAGGAGTACCATTTTTATTAGCGCTCTACGGATTGTTACGGTGGCGTTTGCGTGAATCTCGTAGACAATCTTTGAGAAAGGGCTAG
- a CDS encoding DUF4340 domain-containing protein — protein MNRNTWIILGLVVLLGAVYFFTRQEKVSVGVKHLQLPEFKESNVDRIEISGKHQAVLVKNGDTWMLEIGEGDNKHLVDADKNHVSSMLGAALALKPSYYVTELSDKLKDLGLEPDTMVSVAIKSGEKIVWTLEFGNNTAHGGRYAKKPQSKDVYVVKAQFWQLIRNNAIDWRERTLLSINPIDLREFELKIEERSLHLEKKEEGEQWNFAADQSGLPSSYRADGAALTAIVRAAATLRASGFIDEKKMLGEPLASVSFKDKDGTSYSYKIYSAEKEKLLVVVDGKEQIFEIAKSSFDRVNRSINDVRDLSVINFNLNDIAKISLADKKSRVVLEKSENEWQLMEPKTLAQGFEFDKNSPETFLSEIVDLKAVGVADDKKDLPQNAQWQNIPLVEVSDKQGHSYALYAVRTKTKGEYLVKGTIDKLIYIVKEDKLEFLNKGVKAFKKIEAKLPVIDENVQGFEGLPPEIQRQLLNAAQQKR, from the coding sequence ATGAATAGAAATACATGGATTATTTTGGGGCTCGTTGTTTTATTAGGTGCAGTTTATTTTTTTACTAGACAAGAAAAAGTAAGTGTTGGAGTTAAACATTTACAACTGCCGGAGTTTAAAGAAAGTAACGTTGATCGCATAGAAATTAGCGGTAAACATCAAGCAGTATTAGTTAAAAATGGTGATACGTGGATGCTCGAGATCGGTGAAGGCGACAATAAGCATTTGGTGGATGCTGATAAAAATCACGTCTCAAGTATGCTAGGAGCAGCCTTAGCTCTTAAACCATCTTACTATGTGACTGAACTTTCTGATAAACTCAAGGACTTAGGTCTAGAGCCCGATACTATGGTATCGGTCGCGATTAAATCTGGTGAAAAAATAGTGTGGACGCTTGAGTTTGGAAATAATACTGCTCATGGTGGTAGATATGCTAAGAAACCTCAGTCAAAAGATGTCTACGTTGTTAAAGCTCAATTTTGGCAACTGATAAGAAATAATGCGATCGACTGGCGAGAAAGAACTCTTCTTTCAATTAATCCGATTGATCTAAGGGAGTTTGAGCTTAAAATAGAAGAACGCTCGCTTCATTTGGAAAAGAAAGAAGAGGGCGAACAGTGGAACTTTGCAGCCGATCAGTCCGGACTTCCATCCTCGTACAGAGCTGATGGGGCAGCCTTAACGGCTATTGTGCGGGCAGCGGCTACATTGAGGGCAAGTGGCTTTATTGATGAGAAAAAAATGCTTGGTGAACCACTGGCATCAGTTTCGTTTAAAGACAAAGATGGCACAAGCTACTCATATAAAATTTATTCTGCTGAAAAAGAAAAACTTTTGGTTGTGGTTGATGGCAAAGAACAAATCTTTGAAATTGCTAAAAGCAGCTTTGATAGAGTCAATCGAAGTATCAATGATGTTCGTGATCTATCGGTCATCAATTTTAATCTAAACGACATCGCCAAAATTTCATTGGCCGACAAAAAATCTCGCGTAGTACTAGAGAAAAGCGAAAATGAGTGGCAGCTCATGGAGCCCAAAACTTTAGCTCAGGGTTTTGAATTCGATAAAAATTCTCCAGAGACTTTCTTATCTGAAATAGTGGATTTAAAAGCGGTAGGAGTGGCTGATGACAAAAAAGATCTGCCGCAAAATGCGCAATGGCAAAATATTCCATTGGTAGAAGTAAGTGATAAGCAAGGTCATTCCTATGCTTTGTATGCAGTGAGAACAAAAACCAAAGGCGAGTATTTAGTTAAGGGCACGATTGATAAGCTTATTTATATAGTGAAAGAAGATAAACTAGAATTTCTTAATAAAGGAGTTAAGGCATTTAAAAAAATTGAAGCTAAGCTTCCCGTTATTGATGAGAACGTCCAGGGATTTGAAGGTTTGCCACCAGAAATCCAAAGACAGCTACTCAATGCCGCACAACAAAAAAGGTAG
- the clpB gene encoding ATP-dependent chaperone ClpB, whose product MNSNNFTEKLISAFNDANQLCLDKNLAEINPLLMAKVLIEQNGGLVGAIIIHLGKEGQSFAEAVNREVEKSPKVSGSNSVSFSPSINEAMRKAQYHQKTFKDEFLSTDTFFLGLCETSLLASLIESAGLSTEQITETIKQIRKGSQVQDQNPESKVGALEKYTRDITKDAQEGKLDPVIGRDEEIRRTIQVLSRRTKNNPVLIGEPGVGKTAIAEGIALRIVKGDVPDSMRNKKLLALDLASLLAGSKYRGEFEDRLRSVLKGIEKESGRIILFIDELHTLVGAGGADGAMDASNMLKPALARGELRCIGATTLDEYRKYIEKDAALERRFQPVQIEQPSEEDAIAILRGLKERYEVHHGIRISDAAIVAAVTLSNRYITHRQLPDKAIDLMDEAASALKMQIESLPVELDELNRQITRLEVARQALSKEKDEKSQSRLKDIEKNLAETKEQARVIEAKYQAEKSILESIRKAKEKSEKLRHEIEVTQRAGDFEQAARLQYGDLFQVQKEIDEKTKELEAVQKKSSFLKEVVSEDEIAQVVSRWTGIPVQKMLQSESDRLLHMEDELKKRIVSQENAITAVCQAIRRNRAGLSDERKPIGSFLFLGPTGVGKTELAKVLAEFLFDDAKAMIRIDMSEYMERHSVSRLIGAPPGYVGYEEGGQLTEPIRRRPYSILLLDEMEKAHPEVFNILLQVLDDGRLTDGQGRTVDFRHTIILMTSNIGSEFLQDGVSDNAQKQVLAMVKQHFRPEFLNRVDDLILFSGLSEQDLLGIIDIMMQKLTVRLKRQDLALLISESAKKELAHRGYDKAYGARPLERTLQREVIDKIAKALLEKKFSAGDTLKVDVNNQEFSISKA is encoded by the coding sequence ATGAATTCAAATAATTTTACCGAAAAACTCATTTCAGCTTTTAACGATGCCAATCAATTATGCCTGGATAAGAATCTTGCTGAGATTAATCCGCTGCTCATGGCCAAAGTTCTAATTGAACAAAATGGAGGTCTTGTTGGCGCTATCATCATTCATTTAGGAAAGGAAGGCCAATCATTTGCCGAAGCAGTAAACCGGGAAGTTGAGAAAAGCCCAAAAGTAAGCGGCAGTAATTCGGTATCCTTTTCTCCTTCGATCAATGAAGCCATGAGGAAGGCCCAATATCATCAAAAAACTTTTAAAGACGAATTTCTATCAACCGATACATTCTTTTTGGGGCTTTGTGAAACCTCTTTGCTAGCCTCCCTTATCGAATCGGCAGGCTTGAGCACAGAGCAAATTACGGAAACAATTAAACAAATAAGAAAGGGGTCTCAAGTGCAGGATCAAAATCCAGAATCCAAAGTTGGCGCATTAGAAAAATACACACGAGATATCACCAAAGATGCTCAGGAAGGAAAACTTGATCCTGTAATTGGGAGAGATGAAGAAATACGACGCACCATTCAGGTGCTCAGCCGCCGCACCAAGAACAACCCAGTTTTGATTGGAGAGCCAGGCGTAGGTAAAACCGCCATAGCTGAAGGAATTGCCCTGCGTATTGTCAAGGGCGATGTGCCAGACAGCATGCGTAATAAAAAATTATTAGCCCTTGATCTTGCTTCATTGCTTGCAGGATCGAAGTATCGCGGCGAGTTTGAAGATCGGCTGCGCTCAGTGCTCAAGGGAATCGAGAAAGAAAGCGGAAGAATCATTTTATTTATCGATGAGCTTCATACGCTTGTTGGTGCTGGTGGTGCTGATGGCGCCATGGATGCAAGCAACATGCTCAAACCCGCCCTCGCCCGCGGAGAATTGCGTTGTATCGGCGCTACCACGCTCGATGAATACCGCAAGTACATTGAAAAAGACGCTGCTTTAGAAAGACGTTTTCAGCCTGTGCAAATTGAGCAACCGAGCGAGGAAGATGCCATTGCTATTCTGCGTGGCCTTAAAGAGCGCTATGAAGTTCATCATGGTATCAGAATCAGTGATGCTGCCATTGTTGCAGCGGTGACTCTAAGTAATCGCTACATCACGCACCGACAACTGCCTGATAAAGCCATCGATCTTATGGACGAAGCAGCAAGCGCCCTCAAGATGCAAATCGAATCACTACCAGTAGAACTTGATGAACTGAACCGACAAATAACTAGACTCGAAGTTGCAAGACAGGCCCTAAGCAAAGAAAAAGATGAAAAAAGTCAGAGCCGCCTTAAAGACATTGAGAAAAATCTAGCAGAAACCAAAGAGCAAGCTCGCGTGATAGAAGCTAAATATCAGGCCGAAAAATCTATCTTGGAATCCATACGTAAAGCAAAAGAAAAAAGCGAAAAACTTCGACATGAAATTGAAGTGACACAAAGAGCGGGAGATTTTGAACAGGCAGCCCGTTTGCAGTACGGAGATCTTTTTCAAGTCCAAAAGGAAATCGATGAAAAAACTAAAGAGCTTGAAGCCGTACAAAAAAAGAGCAGCTTTTTGAAAGAGGTTGTGTCTGAGGATGAGATCGCTCAAGTAGTGAGTCGGTGGACAGGCATTCCTGTACAAAAAATGCTGCAATCAGAATCTGATCGTTTATTACATATGGAGGATGAACTCAAAAAGCGCATTGTCTCGCAAGAAAATGCCATCACAGCTGTATGCCAAGCCATACGGCGCAATCGTGCTGGATTAAGCGATGAGCGAAAACCTATCGGTTCATTTTTATTTTTGGGCCCTACCGGTGTTGGTAAAACTGAGCTTGCCAAAGTGCTCGCTGAATTCTTGTTTGACGATGCCAAAGCCATGATCCGCATCGATATGTCGGAGTATATGGAGCGCCACAGCGTATCACGCTTGATAGGAGCCCCTCCAGGTTATGTTGGTTATGAAGAAGGTGGACAGCTGACTGAGCCTATCAGACGCCGTCCATACTCGATTTTATTGCTCGATGAAATGGAAAAAGCACACCCAGAAGTATTTAACATTCTTTTGCAAGTGCTTGATGATGGACGTCTCACCGATGGACAAGGCCGCACGGTAGATTTTCGTCACACCATTATTCTTATGACATCAAACATCGGTAGCGAATTTTTGCAAGATGGTGTGAGCGATAATGCTCAAAAACAAGTGCTTGCCATGGTAAAACAACATTTTCGCCCTGAATTTTTAAACCGTGTTGATGATCTGATTTTATTTTCAGGCTTAAGCGAACAAGATCTCTTGGGCATCATCGATATCATGATGCAAAAGCTGACTGTCAGACTCAAACGCCAAGATCTGGCACTGCTTATTTCTGAGAGTGCTAAAAAGGAACTGGCTCATCGCGGTTACGACAAAGCCTACGGAGCTCGACCATTAGAGCGGACTCTACAGAGGGAGGTAATCGACAAAATCGCCAAAGCCTTGCTTGAGAAAAAATTTTCCGCTGGCGATACACTCAAAGTAGATGTTAACAATCAAGAATTCTCTATAAGCAAAGCTTAA
- a CDS encoding ubiquitin carboxyl-terminal hydrolase produces MTSLFKLLLVTSLFHMSCSDGARTVNDRNPEKQTQSSQNNIHDKKLSSLEKKKINHNKLPQEEVSLTPLPTCGLRNLGNTCFANASLNLLFSSSTFQKTLKSELVKEEREPGDQFAARKQLQEAARALNKARQEKKEALHDELSEFFDVYERTRKLIKGSELVGSVDKVRRDQADTNEFITDIFDFLPIEPLLTFAYNEFIDKSVKFFSTQPLQKLELPLSGKPDNIQSLINKMFLPAPMVGNNQVENSKGVQMDSIRYEAIEDPLPRSLFISLKRFAYDGAVKKLFDRIIPDKNIEIKTKNRKDIKQVSTQQYTLKGIAVHSGATMHSGHYYAYIYDGTKNTWILFNDSSVSSVDEKAVFSDATENAYVYLYEKKQ; encoded by the coding sequence GTGACATCCTTATTTAAACTGCTGTTGGTCACTAGTTTATTTCACATGTCTTGTTCTGATGGAGCTCGTACAGTCAATGACCGCAATCCTGAGAAACAGACTCAAAGCTCACAAAATAATATTCATGATAAAAAATTGTCATCATTAGAAAAGAAAAAAATAAACCATAATAAGCTGCCGCAAGAAGAGGTCTCTCTGACTCCACTACCCACGTGTGGACTTCGCAATCTTGGTAATACCTGCTTTGCTAACGCCTCGCTTAATCTTTTATTTTCATCTTCTACTTTTCAAAAAACGCTCAAGAGCGAGCTTGTAAAAGAGGAGAGGGAGCCAGGCGATCAATTTGCTGCTCGCAAACAATTGCAAGAAGCAGCCCGAGCTCTTAACAAAGCTCGCCAAGAAAAAAAAGAGGCTCTACATGACGAGCTGAGTGAATTTTTTGACGTATATGAACGTACAAGAAAACTAATCAAGGGCTCAGAATTAGTGGGAAGTGTTGATAAAGTCAGAAGAGATCAGGCAGATACCAATGAATTTATTACAGATATTTTTGATTTTTTGCCTATAGAGCCTCTGCTAACCTTTGCTTATAATGAGTTTATAGATAAAAGCGTTAAATTTTTTTCCACGCAGCCACTGCAAAAGCTTGAGCTTCCTCTCTCCGGAAAGCCTGACAATATCCAAAGCCTGATCAATAAGATGTTTTTGCCTGCTCCTATGGTTGGGAATAATCAGGTAGAAAATTCCAAAGGTGTGCAGATGGATTCCATTCGTTACGAAGCTATAGAAGATCCGCTTCCCCGCTCGCTATTTATTTCTTTAAAGAGATTTGCTTATGATGGAGCAGTAAAAAAATTATTTGATCGAATTATTCCTGACAAAAACATAGAAATCAAAACCAAAAATCGTAAAGATATAAAGCAAGTCTCGACCCAGCAATATACTTTAAAAGGCATTGCCGTACATAGTGGAGCAACGATGCATAGTGGTCATTATTACGCCTATATCTATGATGGAACGAAAAACACTTGGATCCTATTTAATGACTCCTCGGTGAGCAGCGTAGATGAAAAAGCAGTGTTCAGTGATGCTACGGAAAATGCTTATGTCTATCTTTATGAAAAGAAGCAATAA
- a CDS encoding ATP-binding cassette domain-containing protein: MGNEKKPMIEIGGLKKSYGDFEALRGLDFSVPKGQVVGFLGPNGAGKSTTMKILTGYLPYSIGTVKVGGLEVANNSFETRTMIGYLPENNPQYEDMMVAEYLYFIADVRKIPKSEHKNKIERVIERCGIKNVFHKDIGQLSKGYRQRVGLAQAILHEPQLLILDEPTSGLDPNQIIEIRNLITELGRETTVLMSTHILQEAQSTCQRILIINNGLLVADDTPEQLASGNFGSIYLELVPNKQAQIDIERLKEQLRKLKGITKISDEKAEEPEHCALSIRYEDSDPRRQIFETVVDSGASLLEMKRQKASLEETFRRLTTKA; encoded by the coding sequence ATGGGAAACGAAAAGAAACCCATGATAGAGATAGGTGGGCTAAAAAAGTCTTACGGTGACTTTGAGGCGCTGCGTGGATTAGATTTCAGTGTCCCTAAAGGGCAAGTGGTAGGATTTTTGGGGCCAAATGGTGCCGGAAAATCCACCACTATGAAAATTCTCACAGGGTACCTTCCTTATTCTATTGGGACGGTAAAAGTGGGTGGACTCGAGGTCGCCAACAATTCCTTCGAAACCAGGACAATGATTGGTTACTTGCCGGAAAATAATCCTCAATACGAGGACATGATGGTAGCGGAATATTTGTATTTTATTGCTGACGTGCGAAAAATTCCGAAGAGCGAACATAAAAATAAGATTGAGCGCGTTATTGAACGCTGTGGAATCAAAAATGTTTTTCACAAAGATATAGGTCAGTTGTCAAAGGGATATAGGCAACGTGTGGGACTTGCACAGGCCATCCTTCACGAGCCTCAGTTGCTTATTCTCGATGAGCCTACAAGTGGTCTGGATCCAAATCAAATTATCGAAATACGTAATCTAATTACCGAGTTAGGTAGAGAAACTACGGTGCTTATGAGCACTCATATTCTGCAAGAGGCACAGTCAACCTGTCAGCGGATTTTGATTATCAATAATGGTCTGTTAGTTGCCGATGACACCCCAGAACAATTGGCCAGTGGCAATTTTGGTTCGATCTATCTTGAGCTTGTTCCCAATAAGCAAGCACAGATCGATATAGAACGCCTCAAGGAACAACTACGTAAACTAAAAGGGATTACAAAGATAAGCGATGAAAAAGCGGAGGAGCCAGAGCATTGTGCTTTGAGTATTCGTTACGAAGATAGTGATCCTCGTCGTCAGATCTTTGAGACAGTGGTGGATTCAGGAGCATCGCTCTTGGAAATGAAACGGCAAAAAGCTTCTTTAGAAGAAACGTTTAGAAGGCTTACCACCAAAGCATAA